A window from Pseudomonas sp. MRSN 12121 encodes these proteins:
- the hexR gene encoding transcriptional regulator HexR has protein sequence MNLLQHIAQSRHLLRKSELKVADHVLLDPAAVMHSSMADLAHSVGISEPTIVRFCRAIGCSGFQDLKLKLAQSLAAGASFGQFAIHEDDSVADYSLKIFDTTLHTLMEVREKLDPVELQRAVTLMSQAQRVEFYGFGASGAVAADAQHKFFRLLLTAAAYSDPHMQAMSAVTLKPSDVAICISQSGRSKDLLITANLVRESGASLITLCPSQTPLAELSTVNLAIDVHEDTEIYTPLTSRIAHLVVIDVLAMGVAMARGPSLVNHLKSVKRSLRSLRLSPKSVKALDD, from the coding sequence TTGAATCTGTTGCAGCACATAGCCCAGTCACGCCATCTCTTGCGCAAGTCGGAGCTCAAGGTCGCCGATCATGTGCTGCTCGATCCTGCGGCTGTCATGCACAGTTCCATGGCCGACCTGGCCCACAGCGTGGGCATCAGCGAGCCGACCATCGTGCGCTTCTGCCGCGCCATCGGCTGCTCGGGGTTCCAGGACCTGAAACTCAAGCTGGCCCAGAGCCTGGCCGCGGGGGCGAGCTTCGGCCAGTTCGCGATCCATGAAGACGACTCGGTCGCCGACTACAGCCTGAAAATCTTCGACACCACCCTGCACACGCTGATGGAGGTTCGCGAGAAGCTCGATCCGGTGGAGCTGCAAAGGGCCGTGACGCTCATGTCCCAGGCCCAGCGCGTGGAGTTCTACGGCTTTGGCGCGTCGGGCGCGGTGGCGGCGGATGCCCAGCACAAATTCTTCCGCCTGCTGCTGACCGCGGCGGCCTATTCCGACCCGCATATGCAGGCGATGTCGGCGGTGACGCTCAAGCCCTCCGACGTGGCGATCTGCATTTCCCAGTCCGGGCGCTCCAAGGACCTGCTGATCACCGCCAACCTGGTGCGCGAAAGCGGGGCCTCGCTGATCACCCTGTGCCCGAGCCAGACCCCGCTGGCCGAGCTGTCGACCGTCAATCTGGCAATCGACGTGCACGAAGACACCGAAATCTATACCCCTCTGACCTCGCGTATCGCCCACCTGGTGGTGATCGACGTGCTGGCGATGGGCGTGGCCATGGCGCGCGGTCCGAGCCTGGTCAACCACCTCAAGAGCGT
- a CDS encoding bifunctional diguanylate cyclase/phosphodiesterase: MTLSTGPSGPSVEPRVIRKQYAMEMAVERTRLLYQGSLLPTLFMLLNGLVCAWLLWSPERYWLVSVWMVWLLALVALRVIQVAAFDSAIPSRQAQPVWRRMFLLGSAVSGLTLACAGIALMPTDNFLQQAWVFGLIGAAILSASVAYAVSLPAFLSFTLPCLLPAIGYLFWGGDEQQRGWGWLGLILLVSLSVVAWQVNRLIRTALLRRFQTQALIEHLQQAQGRSEQLNSELLREVEQRRRAEEELREVQVGLEDRVARRSRELDAANQALRKSEARLALALKASQLGLWDWNLQTDEVHHSHIKELFGLEPEFVRGMLSHLKPLLHPEDLPLLKRALVEHLKGRTEDYLVEYRVRHGDGHWMWIEDRGRAVERGAGGRVLRMVGTRRDISAGKQQEEQRRLSAMVFEAASEGIVILDPNYVLLAVNQAFSRVTGYQIEDMLGRNLVDLPCSRDARRHYSMIHQALEQHGSWQGELVEARKNGELYPQWLQLNVVRDSRGKVSHMVGFFADLSARRESEERMRYLTHYDELTGLANRSLFRERLRDAHQRVRQGGRSLALVHINLDRFKLLNDSLGHDIADQLLQKMARRLVSALPEADTIARLSGDEFAVLFDAYGNLSSLARVATRLSAKLRLPITVEGHELVVNASMGISMLPDSAREIPALVSQANIAMQHAKHLGGNNFQFYTASLQASTLERLQLENQLRKAIEERQLKVFYQPKLCLATGRLNAAEALVRWDHPGMGRVPPGDFIGLAEETGLIGPIGEFVLRQACWQACDWQRQGLPAIRVSVNLSVHQLRQGKLVSLVRNVLQESGLAPQLLELELTESHLLDGVEHIISTFRQLRELGVKLAIDDFGTGYSSLSYLKRIPVDYVKIDQAFIRGLGEGGADAAITRAIITMAHGLSLKVVAEGVEHPGQLAFLKEQKCDEVQGYLVSRPVEAEGLAALLRAQTP, translated from the coding sequence ATGACACTCAGCACCGGCCCGTCGGGACCCTCCGTGGAGCCTCGGGTTATTCGCAAGCAATACGCCATGGAGATGGCGGTAGAGCGCACGCGCCTGCTGTACCAGGGCTCCCTGTTGCCCACCCTGTTCATGCTGCTCAACGGCCTGGTCTGCGCCTGGTTGTTGTGGAGTCCGGAGCGTTACTGGCTGGTCAGCGTGTGGATGGTCTGGTTGCTGGCCCTGGTCGCCCTGCGGGTGATCCAGGTCGCGGCGTTCGATTCGGCGATTCCCAGCCGCCAGGCGCAACCGGTATGGCGCCGCATGTTCCTGCTCGGCTCCGCCGTCAGCGGCCTGACCCTGGCCTGCGCCGGCATCGCCTTGATGCCCACCGACAATTTCCTGCAGCAGGCCTGGGTCTTCGGCCTGATCGGCGCGGCGATCCTCTCGGCCAGCGTGGCCTACGCGGTCAGTCTGCCGGCCTTCCTGTCCTTTACCTTGCCCTGCCTGCTGCCCGCGATCGGCTACCTGTTCTGGGGCGGCGACGAGCAGCAGCGCGGCTGGGGCTGGCTGGGGTTGATCCTCCTGGTGTCATTGAGCGTGGTGGCCTGGCAGGTCAACCGCCTGATCCGCACGGCGCTGCTGCGGCGTTTCCAGACCCAGGCCCTGATCGAGCATCTGCAACAGGCGCAGGGCCGCAGCGAACAGCTCAACAGCGAGCTGTTGCGCGAAGTCGAGCAGCGCCGCCGCGCTGAAGAGGAGCTGCGCGAGGTCCAGGTCGGCCTGGAGGACCGCGTGGCCCGGCGCAGCCGCGAACTGGACGCCGCCAACCAGGCATTGCGCAAGAGCGAGGCGCGCCTGGCGCTGGCCTTGAAGGCCAGCCAGCTGGGGTTGTGGGACTGGAACCTGCAGACCGATGAGGTCCACCACAGCCATATCAAGGAGCTGTTCGGCCTGGAACCGGAGTTCGTGCGAGGGATGCTCAGCCATCTCAAGCCGCTGCTGCACCCCGAAGACCTGCCACTGCTCAAGCGCGCGCTGGTGGAACACCTGAAAGGACGCACCGAGGACTACCTGGTGGAATACCGCGTGCGCCATGGCGACGGTCACTGGATGTGGATCGAGGACCGCGGGCGTGCGGTCGAGCGAGGGGCCGGTGGACGGGTGTTACGCATGGTCGGCACCCGCCGTGACATCAGCGCCGGCAAGCAGCAGGAGGAGCAGCGGCGCCTGTCGGCGATGGTGTTCGAGGCGGCCAGCGAAGGCATCGTCATCCTCGACCCCAATTACGTATTGCTGGCGGTCAACCAGGCGTTCAGCCGGGTCACCGGGTATCAGATCGAGGACATGCTCGGGCGCAACCTGGTCGACCTGCCGTGCAGCCGCGACGCGCGGCGCCACTATTCAATGATTCACCAGGCCCTCGAGCAGCACGGCAGCTGGCAGGGCGAACTGGTGGAGGCGCGCAAGAACGGCGAGCTGTATCCGCAGTGGCTGCAATTGAACGTGGTGCGCGATTCTCGGGGAAAAGTCAGCCACATGGTGGGTTTCTTCGCCGATCTTTCGGCGCGGCGCGAATCCGAAGAGCGCATGCGCTATCTGACCCACTACGACGAACTTACCGGGCTGGCCAACCGCTCGCTGTTCCGCGAGCGGCTACGCGATGCCCACCAGCGGGTACGCCAGGGCGGTCGTAGCCTGGCCCTGGTGCATATCAACCTGGACCGCTTCAAGCTGCTCAACGACAGCCTGGGCCACGACATCGCCGACCAGTTGCTGCAAAAGATGGCCCGGCGGCTGGTCAGTGCGCTGCCGGAGGCCGACACCATCGCCCGGTTGTCCGGCGACGAGTTCGCGGTGCTGTTCGACGCCTACGGCAACCTGTCGAGCCTGGCCCGGGTGGCCACGCGGCTGTCGGCGAAACTGCGCCTGCCCATCACCGTGGAAGGGCACGAGCTGGTGGTCAACGCCTCCATGGGGATCAGCATGCTGCCCGACAGCGCCCGGGAAATACCGGCGCTGGTCAGCCAGGCGAACATCGCCATGCAACACGCCAAGCACCTGGGCGGCAACAACTTCCAGTTCTACACCGCCAGCCTGCAGGCCAGCACCCTGGAGCGCCTGCAACTGGAGAACCAGCTGCGCAAGGCGATTGAGGAGCGCCAGCTGAAAGTGTTCTACCAGCCGAAGCTGTGCCTCGCCACGGGCCGCCTCAATGCCGCCGAAGCCCTGGTGCGCTGGGACCATCCCGGCATGGGCCGGGTGCCGCCGGGGGATTTCATCGGCCTGGCGGAGGAAACCGGGCTGATCGGTCCGATCGGCGAATTCGTGCTGCGCCAGGCCTGCTGGCAAGCCTGCGATTGGCAGCGCCAGGGGCTGCCGGCGATCCGGGTTTCGGTGAACCTGTCGGTGCATCAACTGCGCCAGGGCAAGCTGGTCAGCCTGGTGCGCAACGTGCTGCAAGAGAGCGGGCTGGCGCCGCAGCTGCTGGAACTGGAGCTGACCGAAAGCCATCTGCTGGACGGTGTCGAGCACATCATTTCCACCTTCCGGCAATTGCGCGAGCTGGGGGTGAAGCTGGCGATCGACGATTTCGGCACCGGCTATTCCTCGCTGAGCTACCTCAAGCGCATTCCGGTGGACTACGTGAAGATCGACCAGGCATTCATCCGCGGCCTGGGCGAAGGCGGCGCCGACGCTGCGATTACCCGGGCCATCATTACCATGGCTCACGGCCTGTCGCTCAAAGTGGTGGCCGAGGGGGTCGAGCACCCCGGGCAGTTGGCGTTTCTCAAGGAACAGAAGTGCGATGAGGTGCAAGGCTACCTGGTCAGCCGGCCAGTGGAGGCCGAGGGCCTGGCGGCTCTCCTGAGGGCGCAGACCCCCTAG
- the uvrD gene encoding DNA helicase II, translating into MRDDLSLLLNSLNDAQRQAVAASLGRQLVLAGAGSGKTRVLVHRIAWLIQVENASPHSILSVTFTNKAAAEMRQRIEQLMGINPAGMWVGTFHGLAHRLLRAHWQEAGLSQTFQILDSDDQQRLVKRVIRDLGLDEQRWPARQAQWFINGQKDEGLRPQHIQASGDLFLATMRGIYEAYEAACQRAGVIDFSELLLRALDLWRDHPGLLAHYQKRFRHVLVDEFQDTNAVQYAWLRLLAKGGDSLMVVGDDDQSIYGWRGAKIENIHQYSADFPDTEVIRLEQNYRSTAGILKAANALIANNTGRLGKELWTDGGEGEAINLYAAFNEHDEARYVVETIESALKTGLARSDIAILYRSNAQSRVLEEALLRERIPYRIYGGQRFFERAEIKNAMAYLRLLEGRGNDAALERVINVPARGIGEKTVEAIREHARHSHVSMWEAMRQLVVNKGLAGRAAGALNAFMELIEHLATITAEMPLHLMTQVVIEQSGLIAYHEAEKGEKGQARVENLEELVSAARNFEHTEDEQELTPLAAFLGHASLEAGDTQADEHEDSIQLMTLHSAKGLEFPYVFLVGMEEGLFPHKMSLEEPGRLEEERRLAYVGITRAMQNLVMTYAETRRLYGSETYNKVSRFVREVPKGLIQEVRLSNSVSRPFGGGQSQSTSSLFGGSEIPETGLSLGQAVRHSVFGDGVILNFEGAGAQARVQVNFSEGSKWLMLGYAKLEAI; encoded by the coding sequence ATGCGCGATGATCTCTCCCTTCTGCTGAACTCCCTCAACGATGCCCAACGCCAGGCCGTAGCCGCCTCCCTGGGTCGTCAGTTGGTCCTGGCCGGTGCTGGCTCCGGTAAAACCCGAGTGCTGGTGCACCGTATCGCCTGGTTGATCCAGGTCGAGAACGCCTCGCCCCATTCGATCCTGTCGGTGACCTTCACCAACAAGGCCGCTGCCGAGATGCGCCAGCGCATCGAGCAGTTGATGGGCATCAACCCGGCCGGCATGTGGGTCGGCACCTTCCACGGCCTGGCGCACCGCCTGCTGCGGGCGCACTGGCAAGAGGCCGGCCTGAGCCAGACCTTCCAGATCCTCGACAGCGACGACCAGCAACGCCTGGTCAAGCGGGTAATCCGCGACCTCGGCCTGGACGAGCAGCGCTGGCCGGCCCGCCAGGCCCAGTGGTTCATCAACGGGCAGAAAGACGAAGGCCTGCGCCCGCAGCACATCCAGGCCAGCGGCGACCTGTTCCTGGCCACCATGCGCGGCATCTACGAAGCCTACGAGGCCGCCTGCCAGCGCGCCGGGGTCATCGACTTCTCCGAGCTGCTGCTGCGCGCCCTGGACCTGTGGCGCGACCATCCCGGCCTGCTGGCGCACTACCAGAAGCGCTTCCGCCATGTGCTGGTGGACGAGTTCCAGGACACCAACGCCGTGCAGTACGCCTGGTTGCGCCTGCTGGCCAAGGGCGGCGACAGCCTGATGGTGGTGGGCGACGACGACCAGTCGATCTACGGCTGGCGTGGGGCGAAGATCGAGAACATCCATCAGTATTCCGCGGACTTCCCCGATACCGAGGTGATCCGCCTGGAGCAGAACTACCGCTCCACCGCCGGCATCCTCAAGGCCGCCAACGCCCTGATCGCCAACAACACCGGGCGCCTGGGTAAGGAGCTGTGGACCGATGGCGGCGAGGGCGAGGCGATCAACCTGTACGCCGCCTTCAACGAACACGACGAAGCGCGCTACGTGGTGGAAACCATCGAAAGCGCCCTGAAGACCGGCCTGGCCCGCAGCGATATCGCCATCCTGTACCGTTCCAACGCCCAGTCGCGGGTGCTGGAAGAGGCCCTGCTGCGCGAGCGCATCCCCTATCGCATCTACGGCGGCCAGCGCTTCTTCGAGCGCGCCGAGATCAAGAACGCCATGGCCTACCTGCGCCTGCTCGAAGGGCGCGGCAACGACGCGGCCCTGGAGCGGGTGATCAACGTGCCGGCCCGCGGCATCGGCGAAAAGACCGTCGAAGCGATTCGCGAACACGCGCGCCACAGCCATGTGTCGATGTGGGAAGCGATGCGCCAGCTGGTGGTCAACAAAGGCCTGGCCGGGCGTGCCGCCGGGGCCCTGAATGCGTTCATGGAACTGATCGAGCACCTGGCGACCATCACCGCCGAAATGCCGCTGCACCTGATGACCCAGGTCGTCATCGAGCAGTCCGGCCTGATCGCCTATCACGAGGCGGAAAAAGGCGAGAAAGGCCAGGCTCGGGTAGAAAACCTCGAGGAACTGGTCAGCGCCGCGCGCAACTTCGAACACACCGAAGACGAGCAGGAACTGACGCCCCTGGCGGCCTTCCTCGGCCATGCGTCGCTGGAAGCCGGCGACACCCAGGCCGACGAGCACGAAGACAGCATCCAGCTGATGACCCTGCACAGCGCCAAGGGCCTGGAATTCCCCTACGTGTTCCTGGTGGGCATGGAAGAAGGCCTGTTCCCGCACAAGATGAGCCTGGAAGAACCCGGCCGCCTTGAGGAAGAGCGGCGCCTGGCGTATGTCGGCATTACCCGGGCGATGCAGAACCTGGTGATGACCTACGCCGAGACCCGACGCCTGTACGGCAGCGAAACCTACAACAAGGTGTCGCGTTTCGTACGGGAAGTCCCGAAAGGCCTGATCCAGGAAGTGCGCCTGTCCAATAGCGTCAGCCGTCCGTTCGGCGGTGGCCAGTCGCAGAGCACCAGCAGCCTGTTCGGCGGCAGCGAGATTCCGGAAACCGGCCTCAGCCTCGGCCAGGCCGTGCGCCATTCGGTTTTCGGCGACGGGGTGATCCTCAATTTCGAGGGCGCTGGCGCCCAGGCCCGGGTCCAGGTGAACTTCAGCGAAGGCAGCAAGTGGCTGATGCTCGGCTACGCCAAGCTCGAAGCCATCTGA
- a CDS encoding EamA family transporter, whose protein sequence is MGSGFFSSWTFWALLSAAFAALTAIFAKIGIENLNSDFATLLRTVVVLFSLALILYATGQYQSLGSISPRSYLFLMLSGLATGASWICYFRALKVGPASLVAPVDKLSVVLVAVLGVLLLGEKLDLRQWSGIALIGAGVILLALKR, encoded by the coding sequence ATGGGCTCGGGCTTCTTTTCTTCCTGGACATTCTGGGCCCTGCTGTCGGCGGCGTTCGCCGCCCTGACCGCGATCTTCGCCAAGATCGGCATCGAAAACCTCAATTCCGACTTCGCCACCCTGCTGCGCACCGTGGTGGTGCTGTTCAGCCTGGCCTTGATTTTGTACGCGACGGGCCAATATCAGTCCCTGGGTTCGATTTCGCCCAGGAGCTATCTGTTCCTGATGCTGTCCGGACTGGCCACCGGCGCATCGTGGATCTGCTATTTCCGCGCGCTGAAAGTCGGGCCGGCCTCGCTGGTGGCGCCGGTGGACAAGCTCAGCGTGGTGCTTGTGGCCGTCCTGGGCGTGCTGCTCCTGGGCGAAAAACTCGACCTGCGGCAATGGTCCGGCATCGCCTTGATCGGCGCCGGGGTGATCCTCCTCGCGCTCAAGCGCTGA
- a CDS encoding Tim44 domain-containing protein, with product MIRFLSIAMALCIGLTMSLDANAKRFGGGKSAGAAPTHQTSQMAPSSSGMGPAAATAGAAGAAGAAAKAGGASRWLGPLAGIAAGGLLASMFMGDGFQGMQIFDILIMAVIAFLVFRFIAARRRKQQEQYAPAGHAPMQREAFEPRQPAGGSIFGGSAAPAARPVINAPAWFNEERFVEAARNHFQSLQQHWDANEMDKIAEFVTPQMLQFLKQERADLGDGFQSTYIDNLDVRLEGVDDRADKTIATLTFSGVSKTSRFDQGEVFSESWNMERAQGENQPWLVAGIRQNG from the coding sequence ATGATACGTTTTCTTAGCATCGCCATGGCGTTGTGCATCGGCCTGACGATGAGCCTCGACGCCAACGCCAAACGCTTTGGTGGCGGCAAAAGCGCCGGCGCTGCCCCGACCCACCAGACCAGCCAGATGGCTCCGTCTTCTTCCGGCATGGGCCCTGCCGCCGCGACCGCAGGCGCGGCCGGTGCCGCGGGCGCCGCTGCCAAGGCTGGCGGCGCTTCGCGCTGGCTCGGCCCACTGGCCGGTATCGCCGCGGGCGGCCTGCTGGCTTCCATGTTCATGGGCGACGGCTTCCAGGGCATGCAGATCTTCGACATCCTGATCATGGCGGTCATCGCCTTCCTGGTCTTCCGTTTCATCGCCGCCCGTCGCCGCAAGCAGCAGGAGCAGTACGCTCCGGCCGGCCATGCGCCGATGCAGCGTGAAGCCTTCGAACCTCGGCAACCTGCTGGCGGCTCGATCTTCGGTGGTTCGGCTGCGCCTGCCGCACGTCCGGTGATCAACGCCCCGGCCTGGTTCAACGAAGAGCGCTTCGTCGAAGCCGCGCGCAACCACTTCCAGTCCCTGCAACAACACTGGGACGCCAACGAAATGGACAAGATCGCCGAGTTCGTGACCCCGCAGATGCTGCAATTCCTGAAGCAGGAACGCGCCGACCTGGGCGACGGCTTCCAGTCGACCTACATCGACAACCTGGACGTGCGCCTTGAAGGTGTAGACGACCGCGCCGACAAGACCATCGCCACCCTGACCTTCAGTGGCGTGTCCAAGACCTCGCGTTTCGACCAGGGCGAAGTCTTCAGCGAAAGCTGGAACATGGAACGCGCCCAGGGCGAAAACCAGCCTTGGCTGGTTGCAGGTATTCGCCAGAACGGCTGA
- a CDS encoding SMI1/KNR4 family protein: MEEVIEQLREANEPVPVPLELPDEDLLVEIEEQLFINIPFVFKEFLLTVSDVVYGSLEPVTVTDPQSHTYLPEVAATAWDMGVPRELIPICQDGDDYYCVEEDGTVVLWSGEEELITEESWESVWHWARDVWLES, encoded by the coding sequence GTGGAAGAAGTCATCGAACAACTCCGTGAGGCAAACGAACCGGTACCCGTTCCCCTGGAACTGCCGGACGAAGACCTGCTGGTGGAAATCGAAGAACAGCTGTTCATCAATATCCCCTTCGTCTTCAAAGAGTTCCTGTTGACCGTGAGCGATGTCGTCTACGGCAGCCTGGAGCCGGTCACCGTGACCGACCCGCAGTCCCATACCTACCTGCCGGAAGTGGCCGCCACCGCCTGGGACATGGGCGTACCACGCGAGCTGATCCCGATCTGCCAGGACGGCGACGACTACTACTGCGTCGAGGAAGACGGCACCGTGGTGCTGTGGTCCGGCGAAGAAGAGCTGATTACCGAAGAGTCGTGGGAATCGGTGTGGCACTGGGCACGGGACGTCTGGCTGGAAAGCTGA
- a CDS encoding cation:proton antiporter, with the protein MHAISFIQDLAVIMLVAGVVTILFHRFKQPVVLGYIVAGFIIGPHTPPFGLIHDEDTIKTLAELGVIFLMFCLGLEFSLRKLFKVGATAFIAAFLEIVLMIWIGYEIGRWFDWNTMDSLFLGAILAISSTTIIVKALNDLKMKNQRFAQLIFGVLIVEDILGIGIIALLSSIAVSGNVSSGEVFSTVGKLSLFMIVALVIGILLVPRLLAYVARFDSNEMLLITVLGLCFGFCLLVVKLEYSMVLGAFLIGAIMAESRQLLKIERLIEPVRDLFSAIFFVAIGLMLDPQILLQYAWPIAVITVAVVLGKMLSCGLGAFIAGNDGRTSLRVGMGLSQIGEFSFIIAALGMTLQVTSNFLYPVAVAVSVITTLLTPYLIRAADPLSLKLAAVLPTRLSRVLGMYGEWLRSIQPQGEGALLASMIRRILLQVGVNLALVVAIFFAGGYFAVRIGNYLQDWISDPSWQKALIWGGALLVSLPFLIAAYRKLKALSMLLAEMGVKAEMAGRHTQRVRRVIAEVIPVLSLLVIFLLLAALSSSILPTTELLMLIAVVTAAVAALLWRWFIRVHTRMQVALLDTLDNHKEDGGH; encoded by the coding sequence ATGCATGCCATCAGCTTTATTCAGGACCTGGCGGTGATCATGCTGGTCGCAGGCGTGGTGACCATCCTTTTTCACCGGTTCAAGCAGCCGGTGGTGCTCGGCTATATCGTTGCCGGCTTCATCATCGGCCCCCATACCCCACCGTTCGGCCTGATCCACGACGAAGACACCATCAAGACCCTGGCCGAGCTGGGGGTGATCTTCCTGATGTTCTGCCTGGGCCTGGAGTTCAGCCTGCGCAAGCTGTTCAAGGTGGGCGCCACGGCCTTTATCGCGGCGTTCCTGGAAATCGTCCTGATGATCTGGATCGGCTACGAAATCGGCCGCTGGTTTGACTGGAACACCATGGATTCGCTGTTCTTGGGGGCGATCCTGGCGATCTCCTCGACCACCATCATCGTCAAGGCGCTCAACGACCTGAAGATGAAGAACCAGCGCTTCGCCCAGCTGATCTTCGGCGTGCTGATCGTCGAGGACATCCTCGGCATCGGCATCATCGCCCTGCTGTCGAGCATTGCTGTCAGTGGCAACGTCAGTTCCGGGGAGGTGTTCTCCACCGTCGGCAAGCTCTCGCTGTTCATGATCGTCGCTCTGGTGATCGGCATTTTGCTGGTGCCGCGGCTGCTGGCCTATGTCGCCAGGTTCGACAGCAACGAGATGCTGCTGATCACGGTGCTGGGGCTGTGTTTCGGCTTCTGCCTGCTGGTGGTCAAGCTGGAATACAGCATGGTGCTGGGGGCCTTCCTGATCGGCGCGATCATGGCCGAATCGCGGCAATTGTTGAAGATCGAGCGGCTGATCGAACCGGTTCGCGACCTGTTCAGCGCCATCTTCTTCGTCGCCATCGGCCTGATGCTCGACCCGCAGATTCTCCTGCAATACGCCTGGCCGATCGCGGTGATCACCGTCGCGGTGGTCCTGGGCAAGATGCTGTCCTGCGGCCTGGGCGCCTTCATCGCCGGCAATGACGGGCGGACCTCGCTGCGGGTCGGCATGGGCCTGTCACAGATTGGCGAGTTCTCCTTCATCATTGCGGCGCTGGGCATGACTCTGCAGGTCACCAGCAACTTCCTCTACCCGGTGGCGGTCGCGGTGTCGGTGATTACCACCTTGCTCACGCCGTACCTGATCCGCGCTGCCGACCCGCTGTCGCTGAAGCTCGCCGCCGTGTTGCCCACCCGCCTGAGCCGGGTGCTGGGCATGTATGGCGAATGGCTGCGCAGCATCCAGCCGCAAGGCGAGGGTGCGCTGCTGGCCTCGATGATCCGGCGGATTCTGTTGCAGGTCGGGGTCAACCTGGCGCTGGTGGTGGCGATCTTCTTCGCCGGGGGTTATTTCGCGGTTCGCATCGGCAACTATCTGCAGGACTGGATCAGCGATCCGAGCTGGCAGAAGGCATTGATCTGGGGCGGGGCGTTGCTGGTATCGCTGCCGTTCCTGATCGCCGCCTATCGCAAGCTCAAGGCCCTGTCGATGCTGCTGGCGGAAATGGGGGTGAAGGCGGAAATGGCCGGGCGGCATACCCAGCGGGTGCGCCGGGTGATCGCCGAAGTGATCCCGGTGCTGTCGCTGCTGGTGATTTTCCTGCTGTTGGCGGCCCTGTCTTCGAGCATCCTGCCGACCACCGAACTGCTGATGCTGATCGCAGTAGTGACGGCAGCGGTGGCCGCGCTGCTGTGGCGCTGGTTCATCCGGGTGCATACCCGTATGCAGGTCGCCTTGCTGGATACCCTGGATAACCACAAGGAAGACGGCGGGCACTGA
- a CDS encoding acyl-CoA thioesterase, which translates to MEPGNAQLSMTVLMTPDMANFSGNVHGGTLLKYLDEVAYACASRYAGRYVVTLSVDQVIFREPIHVGELVTFLASVNYTGNTSMEVGIKVVTENIRERSVRHTNSCFFTMVAVDDQRKPAAVPPLQPETSEDKRRFMQAQQRRQIRQELEKRYQEIKDDA; encoded by the coding sequence ATGGAACCCGGAAACGCCCAGCTGTCGATGACGGTATTGATGACCCCTGACATGGCCAATTTTTCAGGCAATGTCCACGGCGGCACCCTGCTCAAGTACCTCGACGAAGTCGCCTATGCCTGCGCCAGCCGTTATGCCGGCCGCTATGTGGTGACCCTGTCGGTGGACCAGGTGATCTTCCGCGAGCCGATCCATGTCGGCGAACTGGTGACCTTCCTGGCGTCGGTCAACTACACCGGCAATACCTCGATGGAAGTCGGTATCAAGGTGGTCACCGAGAACATCCGCGAGCGTTCGGTACGCCATACCAACAGCTGCTTCTTCACCATGGTGGCGGTCGACGACCAGCGCAAACCCGCCGCCGTGCCGCCCCTGCAGCCAGAAACCAGCGAAGACAAGCGACGCTTCATGCAGGCCCAGCAACGCCGGCAGATTCGCCAGGAGCTGGAAAAGCGCTATCAGGAAATCAAGGACGACGCCTGA